From a single Diachasmimorpha longicaudata isolate KC_UGA_2023 chromosome 15, iyDiaLong2, whole genome shotgun sequence genomic region:
- the LOC135169826 gene encoding uncharacterized protein LOC135169826 isoform X1: MAQNLGEANKGRRVSQPEIEIDDTPDKSTIFNADNRIVNLSILGEELQCTSCETILSLNDIVKETIRGLGSILSVRCKHCLYVKTIHTSRLVKHSEGGKQDTFEINYRIATGCIHAGIENQGLNKLLASAGIPTMHYNTYKDYENRVGPVVEMIAKESCDKAVKIERELTIKNVEDIEKMVPLGHRENFIIPDRRLLSDKELGKETNTSQEATGNEKKKVGEDVGASQAFTEFRSDESSPRVDNISSRQPKKLSARSKGSLLPVASAMRNFTVRLMLSFDCAWSKRGNGKDSDSLNSYAALIGTQSGLIVDYATANRVCRKCQQGHPKDDHECHQHFSGSAKAIEAHLALKLATESKILKNNDVQLGIFCSDEDSTAIAGVRGALAKSHYVVKLSDRNHLREGVRNLLYSIPKARDPDGEINKHVIDYLERGFSYAMAQNAGDEKGLASALRAIPLHAFNNHSQCSDWCGYKNNPEEYSHPTIGEGIHSPVLFAAIDEIFEGLAKNAGKYAHAVSSQANESLNASITRKAPKNLTYSLTRSMDFRVGAAVAEKNEGESYLLQVFEKMDLTIDENLRQHVQRVEGRASQIADRASTVEFKGNRLELKKNRAALRHRNEGSEGLTYQSQMGLISTPVINEQPMPNNETVADLANDEFQVVFFDLETSGFSANCDILQIAAGTGSTSFEIYIKPSKPIDRKATEKNHLANVSGDLYMNGILVEAVSIRCALTELLSYLQKFNKKCILVAHNLSFDGPRLLRSIEKASLLNEFHSVVAGLACSLKAYKHKMNIQKRKEGNLKLENLARAHVKHVDTKSIHNASYDVYLLRRFVCNVFSLEDIVSELIPMTDAVTKYQRNNHVRNIIETLSVFPETIIPKTLKKKMGEANISFAELQSAFNEAGIIGIVTLLDMKIKYKPRNFNLHEIYQGIADYLKKGHK, encoded by the exons ATGGCACAAAATCTGGGTGAAGCGAATAAGGGGAGGAGAGTTTCCCAGCCCGAGATTGAGATCGATGATACTCCGGACAAATCTACAATCTTTAATGCTGATAATCGAATTGTGAATCTCAGTATTTTGGGTGAAGAACTTCAGTGTACCTCATGTGAAACGATTTTATCGTTGAATGACATTGTCAAAGAAACAATCCGTGGACTGGGCTCAATACTGTCAGTGAGATGTAAACATTGTCTCTATGTCAAAACGATACATACGAGTAGACTCGTGAAACATTCAGAAGGTGGAAAACAAGATACGTTCGAGATTAATTATCGAATTGCCACAG GGTGTATCCACGCGGGAATTGAAAATCAAGGATTGAATAAACTATTAGCAAGTGCAGGTATACCTACGATGCATTATAATACCTACAAAGACTATGAAAACAGAGTTGGACCTGTGGTGGAAATGATTGCTAAGGAGAGCTGTGACAAAGCAGTGAAAATTGAACGGGAACTCACGATTAAAAATGTGGAAGACATAGAGAAGATGGT GCCTCTAGGACATcgagaaaatttcataattccaGACAGAAGATTGCTATCAGATAAAGAGCTAGGTAAAGAGACTAATACAAGTCAAGAGGCCACaggtaatgaaaaaaagaaag TAGGGGAGGACGTAGGTGCATCACAAGCTTTTACTGAATTTCGATCGGATGAATCTTCCCCTAGAGTTGACAATATATCTTCAAGACAACCCAAAAAACTCTCTGCTAGGTCGAAAGGGTCATTACTGCCTGTGGCGTCAGCAATGAGAAATTTTACAGTTCGATTGATGCTCTCCTTTGACTGTGCATGGTCGAAGAGGGGAAACGGGAAGGACTCTGACAGTCTCAATAGTTATGCTGCCTTAATCGGCACACAGAGTGGTCTCATTGTCGATTATGCTACGGCCAATAGGGTCTGTAGGAAGTGTCAACAGGGACATCCCAAGGACGACCATGAATGCCATCAACATTTCTCAGGAAGTGCAAAGGCAATTGAGGCACATCTAGCTTTAAAATTGGCAACGGAAAGCAAAATCCTGAAGAATAACGACGTACAGTTGGGTATTTTTTGTAGTGATGAGGATTCTACAGCAATAGCCGGGGTGAGAGGTGCATTGGCTAAATCTCATTATGTTGTAAAATTATCAGATAGGAATCATTTACGCGAGGGTGTCAGAAATCTTCTGTACTCCATTCCAAAAGCTAGAGATCCTGATGGGGAAATTAATAAACACGTTATCGATTATTTAGAAAGGGGTTTCTCGTATGCAATGGCTCAAAATGCAGGAGATGAGAAAGGCCTTGCAAGTGCGCTGAGGGCTATTCCGTTACATGCGTTTAATAATCACAGTCAATGCTCAGATTGGTGTGGATATAAGAACAACCCTGAAGAATATTCGCACCCTACAATTGGCGAGGGAATTCACAGTCCGGTTCTGTTTGCAGCAATTGATGAGATTTTTGAGGGACTCGCCAAAAATGCTGGGAAGTATGCTCATGCTGTATCAAGCCAGGCGAACGAGAGTTTAAATGCTTCGATAACTCGTAAAGCCCCGAAGAATCTGACCTATTCTTTGACTAGATCAATGGATTTTCGAGTAGGAGCGGCTGTTGCAGAGAAAAATGAGGGAGAGAGCTATTTGCTTCAAGTTTTCGAAAAGATGGACTTAACCATTGACGAAAATCTGCGTCAGCATGTTCAACGAGTGGAAGGGAGAGCATCCCAAATTGCTGATAGGGCTAGCACAGTGGaattcaaaggaaatcgtCTTGAATTGAAGAAGAACAGGGCTGCACTACGACATCGTAATGAAGGATCTGAAGGACTTACGTATCAATCTCAAATGGGACTGATTTCTACTCCAGTCATCAATGAGCAACCAATGCCAAATAATGAGACAGTTGCAGACCTTGCAAATGACGAATTCCAAGTCGTGTTTTTTGATCTAGAAACTTCAGGATTCAGTGCAAACTGTGATATTCTGCAGATCGCAGCAGGTACTGGATCAACATCATTTGAAATCTATATAAAGCCCTCCAAGCCGATTGATCGTAAAGCTacagagaaaaatcatttagcTAATGTCTCAGGAGACCTTTATATGAATGGAATTCTCGTAGAAGCTGTGAGTATTCGTTGTGCGTTGACTGAACTCCTCTCCTATCTCCAGAAATTCAACAAGAAATGCATATTAGTGGCACATAATCTCAGTTTTGATGGACCTCGACTCTTGAGATCCATTGAGAAAGCCTCACTTCTAAATGAATTTCACTCAGTTGTTGCTGGCTTGGCTTGCTCTTTGAAAGCATACAAACATAAAATGAACATTCAGAAGAGGAAGGAGGGTAATTTAAAACTCGAAAATCTAGCTCGTGCTCATGTGAAACATGTGGATACAAAAAGTATTCATAACGCTTCATATGATGTATATCTATTGAGACGTTTTGTTTGTAATGTTTTTTCACTAGAAGATATTGTCTCAGAGCTTATTCCAATGACTGATGCTGTTACAAAGTATCAGCGCAATAATCATGTGAGGAACATTATTGAGACGCTTTCAGTATTTCCCGAAACTATAATAccaaaaactttgaaaaaaaaaatgggtgaAGCTAATATAAGTTTTGCTGAATTGCAAAGCGCCTTTAATGAAGCTGGAATAATAGGAATTGTCACATTGCTGGATATGAAGATTAAATATAAGCCTCGTAATTTCAACCTCCACGAAATTTATCAGGGGATTGCAGATTATTTGAAGAAGGGCCATAAATAG
- the LOC135169826 gene encoding uncharacterized protein LOC135169826 isoform X4 has translation MAQNLGEANKGRRVSQPEIEIDDTPDKSTIFNADNRIVNLSILGEELQCTSCETILSLNDIVKETIRGLGSILSVRCKHCLYVKTIHTSRLVKHSEGGKQDTFEINYRIATGCIHAGIENQGLNKLLASAGIPTMHYNTYKDYENRVGPVVEMIAKESCDKAVKIERELTIKNVEDIEKMVPLGHRENFIIPDRRLLSDKELGKETNTSQEATGEDVGASQAFTEFRSDESSPRVDNISSRQPKKLSARSKGSLLPVASAMRNFTVRLMLSFDCAWSKRGNGKDSDSLNSYAALIGTQSGLIVDYATANRVCRKCQQGHPKDDHECHQHFSGSAKAIEAHLALKLATESKILKNNDVQLGIFCSDEDSTAIAGVRGALAKSHYVVKLSDRNHLREGVRNLLYSIPKARDPDGEINKHVIDYLERGFSYAMAQNAGDEKGLASALRAIPLHAFNNHSQCSDWCGYKNNPEEYSHPTIGEGIHSPVLFAAIDEIFEGLAKNAGKYAHAVSSQANESLNASITRKAPKNLTYSLTRSMDFRVGAAVAEKNEGESYLLQVFEKMDLTIDENLRQHVQRVEGRASQIADRASTVEFKGNRLELKKNRAALRHRNEGSEGLTYQSQMGLISTPVINEQPMPNNETVADLANDEFQVVFFDLETSGFSANCDILQIAAGTGSTSFEIYIKPSKPIDRKATEKNHLANVSGDLYMNGILVEAVSIRCALTELLSYLQKFNKKCILVAHNLSFDGPRLLRSIEKASLLNEFHSVVAGLACSLKAYKHKMNIQKRKEGNLKLENLARAHVKHVDTKSIHNASYDVYLLRRFVCNVFSLEDIVSELIPMTDAVTKYQRNNHVRNIIETLSVFPETIIPKTLKKKMGEANISFAELQSAFNEAGIIGIVTLLDMKIKYKPRNFNLHEIYQGIADYLKKGHK, from the exons ATGGCACAAAATCTGGGTGAAGCGAATAAGGGGAGGAGAGTTTCCCAGCCCGAGATTGAGATCGATGATACTCCGGACAAATCTACAATCTTTAATGCTGATAATCGAATTGTGAATCTCAGTATTTTGGGTGAAGAACTTCAGTGTACCTCATGTGAAACGATTTTATCGTTGAATGACATTGTCAAAGAAACAATCCGTGGACTGGGCTCAATACTGTCAGTGAGATGTAAACATTGTCTCTATGTCAAAACGATACATACGAGTAGACTCGTGAAACATTCAGAAGGTGGAAAACAAGATACGTTCGAGATTAATTATCGAATTGCCACAG GGTGTATCCACGCGGGAATTGAAAATCAAGGATTGAATAAACTATTAGCAAGTGCAGGTATACCTACGATGCATTATAATACCTACAAAGACTATGAAAACAGAGTTGGACCTGTGGTGGAAATGATTGCTAAGGAGAGCTGTGACAAAGCAGTGAAAATTGAACGGGAACTCACGATTAAAAATGTGGAAGACATAGAGAAGATGGT GCCTCTAGGACATcgagaaaatttcataattccaGACAGAAGATTGCTATCAGATAAAGAGCTAGGTAAAGAGACTAATACAAGTCAAGAGGCCACag GGGAGGACGTAGGTGCATCACAAGCTTTTACTGAATTTCGATCGGATGAATCTTCCCCTAGAGTTGACAATATATCTTCAAGACAACCCAAAAAACTCTCTGCTAGGTCGAAAGGGTCATTACTGCCTGTGGCGTCAGCAATGAGAAATTTTACAGTTCGATTGATGCTCTCCTTTGACTGTGCATGGTCGAAGAGGGGAAACGGGAAGGACTCTGACAGTCTCAATAGTTATGCTGCCTTAATCGGCACACAGAGTGGTCTCATTGTCGATTATGCTACGGCCAATAGGGTCTGTAGGAAGTGTCAACAGGGACATCCCAAGGACGACCATGAATGCCATCAACATTTCTCAGGAAGTGCAAAGGCAATTGAGGCACATCTAGCTTTAAAATTGGCAACGGAAAGCAAAATCCTGAAGAATAACGACGTACAGTTGGGTATTTTTTGTAGTGATGAGGATTCTACAGCAATAGCCGGGGTGAGAGGTGCATTGGCTAAATCTCATTATGTTGTAAAATTATCAGATAGGAATCATTTACGCGAGGGTGTCAGAAATCTTCTGTACTCCATTCCAAAAGCTAGAGATCCTGATGGGGAAATTAATAAACACGTTATCGATTATTTAGAAAGGGGTTTCTCGTATGCAATGGCTCAAAATGCAGGAGATGAGAAAGGCCTTGCAAGTGCGCTGAGGGCTATTCCGTTACATGCGTTTAATAATCACAGTCAATGCTCAGATTGGTGTGGATATAAGAACAACCCTGAAGAATATTCGCACCCTACAATTGGCGAGGGAATTCACAGTCCGGTTCTGTTTGCAGCAATTGATGAGATTTTTGAGGGACTCGCCAAAAATGCTGGGAAGTATGCTCATGCTGTATCAAGCCAGGCGAACGAGAGTTTAAATGCTTCGATAACTCGTAAAGCCCCGAAGAATCTGACCTATTCTTTGACTAGATCAATGGATTTTCGAGTAGGAGCGGCTGTTGCAGAGAAAAATGAGGGAGAGAGCTATTTGCTTCAAGTTTTCGAAAAGATGGACTTAACCATTGACGAAAATCTGCGTCAGCATGTTCAACGAGTGGAAGGGAGAGCATCCCAAATTGCTGATAGGGCTAGCACAGTGGaattcaaaggaaatcgtCTTGAATTGAAGAAGAACAGGGCTGCACTACGACATCGTAATGAAGGATCTGAAGGACTTACGTATCAATCTCAAATGGGACTGATTTCTACTCCAGTCATCAATGAGCAACCAATGCCAAATAATGAGACAGTTGCAGACCTTGCAAATGACGAATTCCAAGTCGTGTTTTTTGATCTAGAAACTTCAGGATTCAGTGCAAACTGTGATATTCTGCAGATCGCAGCAGGTACTGGATCAACATCATTTGAAATCTATATAAAGCCCTCCAAGCCGATTGATCGTAAAGCTacagagaaaaatcatttagcTAATGTCTCAGGAGACCTTTATATGAATGGAATTCTCGTAGAAGCTGTGAGTATTCGTTGTGCGTTGACTGAACTCCTCTCCTATCTCCAGAAATTCAACAAGAAATGCATATTAGTGGCACATAATCTCAGTTTTGATGGACCTCGACTCTTGAGATCCATTGAGAAAGCCTCACTTCTAAATGAATTTCACTCAGTTGTTGCTGGCTTGGCTTGCTCTTTGAAAGCATACAAACATAAAATGAACATTCAGAAGAGGAAGGAGGGTAATTTAAAACTCGAAAATCTAGCTCGTGCTCATGTGAAACATGTGGATACAAAAAGTATTCATAACGCTTCATATGATGTATATCTATTGAGACGTTTTGTTTGTAATGTTTTTTCACTAGAAGATATTGTCTCAGAGCTTATTCCAATGACTGATGCTGTTACAAAGTATCAGCGCAATAATCATGTGAGGAACATTATTGAGACGCTTTCAGTATTTCCCGAAACTATAATAccaaaaactttgaaaaaaaaaatgggtgaAGCTAATATAAGTTTTGCTGAATTGCAAAGCGCCTTTAATGAAGCTGGAATAATAGGAATTGTCACATTGCTGGATATGAAGATTAAATATAAGCCTCGTAATTTCAACCTCCACGAAATTTATCAGGGGATTGCAGATTATTTGAAGAAGGGCCATAAATAG
- the LOC135169826 gene encoding uncharacterized protein LOC135169826 isoform X5, with the protein MAQNLGEANKGRRVSQPEIEIDDTPDKSTIFNADNRIVNLSILGEELQCTSCETILSLNDIVKETIRGLGSILSVRCKHCLYVKTIHTSRLVKHSEGGKQDTFEINYRIATGCIHAGIENQGLNKLLASAGIPTMHYNTYKDYENRVGPVVEMIAKESCDKAVKIERELTIKNVEDIEKMVPLGHRENFIIPDRRLLSDKELGKETNTSQEATGNEKKKVGEDVGASQAFTEFRSDESSPRVDNISSRQPKKLSARSKGSLLPVASAMRNFTVRLMLSFDCAWSKRGNGKDSDSLNSYAALIGTQSGLIVDYATANRVCRKCQQGHPKDDHECHQHFSGSAKAIEAHLALKLATESKILKNNDVQLGIFCSDEDSTAIAGVRAIDEIFEGLAKNAGKYAHAVSSQANESLNASITRKAPKNLTYSLTRSMDFRVGAAVAEKNEGESYLLQVFEKMDLTIDENLRQHVQRVEGRASQIADRASTVEFKGNRLELKKNRAALRHRNEGSEGLTYQSQMGLISTPVINEQPMPNNETVADLANDEFQVVFFDLETSGFSANCDILQIAAGTGSTSFEIYIKPSKPIDRKATEKNHLANVSGDLYMNGILVEAVSIRCALTELLSYLQKFNKKCILVAHNLSFDGPRLLRSIEKASLLNEFHSVVAGLACSLKAYKHKMNIQKRKEGNLKLENLARAHVKHVDTKSIHNASYDVYLLRRFVCNVFSLEDIVSELIPMTDAVTKYQRNNHVRNIIETLSVFPETIIPKTLKKKMGEANISFAELQSAFNEAGIIGIVTLLDMKIKYKPRNFNLHEIYQGIADYLKKGHK; encoded by the exons ATGGCACAAAATCTGGGTGAAGCGAATAAGGGGAGGAGAGTTTCCCAGCCCGAGATTGAGATCGATGATACTCCGGACAAATCTACAATCTTTAATGCTGATAATCGAATTGTGAATCTCAGTATTTTGGGTGAAGAACTTCAGTGTACCTCATGTGAAACGATTTTATCGTTGAATGACATTGTCAAAGAAACAATCCGTGGACTGGGCTCAATACTGTCAGTGAGATGTAAACATTGTCTCTATGTCAAAACGATACATACGAGTAGACTCGTGAAACATTCAGAAGGTGGAAAACAAGATACGTTCGAGATTAATTATCGAATTGCCACAG GGTGTATCCACGCGGGAATTGAAAATCAAGGATTGAATAAACTATTAGCAAGTGCAGGTATACCTACGATGCATTATAATACCTACAAAGACTATGAAAACAGAGTTGGACCTGTGGTGGAAATGATTGCTAAGGAGAGCTGTGACAAAGCAGTGAAAATTGAACGGGAACTCACGATTAAAAATGTGGAAGACATAGAGAAGATGGT GCCTCTAGGACATcgagaaaatttcataattccaGACAGAAGATTGCTATCAGATAAAGAGCTAGGTAAAGAGACTAATACAAGTCAAGAGGCCACaggtaatgaaaaaaagaaag TAGGGGAGGACGTAGGTGCATCACAAGCTTTTACTGAATTTCGATCGGATGAATCTTCCCCTAGAGTTGACAATATATCTTCAAGACAACCCAAAAAACTCTCTGCTAGGTCGAAAGGGTCATTACTGCCTGTGGCGTCAGCAATGAGAAATTTTACAGTTCGATTGATGCTCTCCTTTGACTGTGCATGGTCGAAGAGGGGAAACGGGAAGGACTCTGACAGTCTCAATAGTTATGCTGCCTTAATCGGCACACAGAGTGGTCTCATTGTCGATTATGCTACGGCCAATAGGGTCTGTAGGAAGTGTCAACAGGGACATCCCAAGGACGACCATGAATGCCATCAACATTTCTCAGGAAGTGCAAAGGCAATTGAGGCACATCTAGCTTTAAAATTGGCAACGGAAAGCAAAATCCTGAAGAATAACGACGTACAGTTGGGTATTTTTTGTAGTGATGAGGATTCTACAGCAATAGCCGGGGTGAGAG CAATTGATGAGATTTTTGAGGGACTCGCCAAAAATGCTGGGAAGTATGCTCATGCTGTATCAAGCCAGGCGAACGAGAGTTTAAATGCTTCGATAACTCGTAAAGCCCCGAAGAATCTGACCTATTCTTTGACTAGATCAATGGATTTTCGAGTAGGAGCGGCTGTTGCAGAGAAAAATGAGGGAGAGAGCTATTTGCTTCAAGTTTTCGAAAAGATGGACTTAACCATTGACGAAAATCTGCGTCAGCATGTTCAACGAGTGGAAGGGAGAGCATCCCAAATTGCTGATAGGGCTAGCACAGTGGaattcaaaggaaatcgtCTTGAATTGAAGAAGAACAGGGCTGCACTACGACATCGTAATGAAGGATCTGAAGGACTTACGTATCAATCTCAAATGGGACTGATTTCTACTCCAGTCATCAATGAGCAACCAATGCCAAATAATGAGACAGTTGCAGACCTTGCAAATGACGAATTCCAAGTCGTGTTTTTTGATCTAGAAACTTCAGGATTCAGTGCAAACTGTGATATTCTGCAGATCGCAGCAGGTACTGGATCAACATCATTTGAAATCTATATAAAGCCCTCCAAGCCGATTGATCGTAAAGCTacagagaaaaatcatttagcTAATGTCTCAGGAGACCTTTATATGAATGGAATTCTCGTAGAAGCTGTGAGTATTCGTTGTGCGTTGACTGAACTCCTCTCCTATCTCCAGAAATTCAACAAGAAATGCATATTAGTGGCACATAATCTCAGTTTTGATGGACCTCGACTCTTGAGATCCATTGAGAAAGCCTCACTTCTAAATGAATTTCACTCAGTTGTTGCTGGCTTGGCTTGCTCTTTGAAAGCATACAAACATAAAATGAACATTCAGAAGAGGAAGGAGGGTAATTTAAAACTCGAAAATCTAGCTCGTGCTCATGTGAAACATGTGGATACAAAAAGTATTCATAACGCTTCATATGATGTATATCTATTGAGACGTTTTGTTTGTAATGTTTTTTCACTAGAAGATATTGTCTCAGAGCTTATTCCAATGACTGATGCTGTTACAAAGTATCAGCGCAATAATCATGTGAGGAACATTATTGAGACGCTTTCAGTATTTCCCGAAACTATAATAccaaaaactttgaaaaaaaaaatgggtgaAGCTAATATAAGTTTTGCTGAATTGCAAAGCGCCTTTAATGAAGCTGGAATAATAGGAATTGTCACATTGCTGGATATGAAGATTAAATATAAGCCTCGTAATTTCAACCTCCACGAAATTTATCAGGGGATTGCAGATTATTTGAAGAAGGGCCATAAATAG
- the LOC135169826 gene encoding uncharacterized protein LOC135169826 isoform X3, with translation MAQNLGEANKGRRVSQPEIEIDDTPDKSTIFNADNRIVNLSILGEELQCTSCETILSLNDIVKETIRGLGSILSVRCKHCLYVKTIHTSRLVKHSEGGKQDTFEINYRIATGCIHAGIENQGLNKLLASAGIPTMHYNTYKDYENRVGPVVEMIAKESCDKAVKIERELTIKNVEDIEKMVPLGHRENFIIPDRRLLSDKELGKETNTSQEATVGEDVGASQAFTEFRSDESSPRVDNISSRQPKKLSARSKGSLLPVASAMRNFTVRLMLSFDCAWSKRGNGKDSDSLNSYAALIGTQSGLIVDYATANRVCRKCQQGHPKDDHECHQHFSGSAKAIEAHLALKLATESKILKNNDVQLGIFCSDEDSTAIAGVRGALAKSHYVVKLSDRNHLREGVRNLLYSIPKARDPDGEINKHVIDYLERGFSYAMAQNAGDEKGLASALRAIPLHAFNNHSQCSDWCGYKNNPEEYSHPTIGEGIHSPVLFAAIDEIFEGLAKNAGKYAHAVSSQANESLNASITRKAPKNLTYSLTRSMDFRVGAAVAEKNEGESYLLQVFEKMDLTIDENLRQHVQRVEGRASQIADRASTVEFKGNRLELKKNRAALRHRNEGSEGLTYQSQMGLISTPVINEQPMPNNETVADLANDEFQVVFFDLETSGFSANCDILQIAAGTGSTSFEIYIKPSKPIDRKATEKNHLANVSGDLYMNGILVEAVSIRCALTELLSYLQKFNKKCILVAHNLSFDGPRLLRSIEKASLLNEFHSVVAGLACSLKAYKHKMNIQKRKEGNLKLENLARAHVKHVDTKSIHNASYDVYLLRRFVCNVFSLEDIVSELIPMTDAVTKYQRNNHVRNIIETLSVFPETIIPKTLKKKMGEANISFAELQSAFNEAGIIGIVTLLDMKIKYKPRNFNLHEIYQGIADYLKKGHK, from the exons ATGGCACAAAATCTGGGTGAAGCGAATAAGGGGAGGAGAGTTTCCCAGCCCGAGATTGAGATCGATGATACTCCGGACAAATCTACAATCTTTAATGCTGATAATCGAATTGTGAATCTCAGTATTTTGGGTGAAGAACTTCAGTGTACCTCATGTGAAACGATTTTATCGTTGAATGACATTGTCAAAGAAACAATCCGTGGACTGGGCTCAATACTGTCAGTGAGATGTAAACATTGTCTCTATGTCAAAACGATACATACGAGTAGACTCGTGAAACATTCAGAAGGTGGAAAACAAGATACGTTCGAGATTAATTATCGAATTGCCACAG GGTGTATCCACGCGGGAATTGAAAATCAAGGATTGAATAAACTATTAGCAAGTGCAGGTATACCTACGATGCATTATAATACCTACAAAGACTATGAAAACAGAGTTGGACCTGTGGTGGAAATGATTGCTAAGGAGAGCTGTGACAAAGCAGTGAAAATTGAACGGGAACTCACGATTAAAAATGTGGAAGACATAGAGAAGATGGT GCCTCTAGGACATcgagaaaatttcataattccaGACAGAAGATTGCTATCAGATAAAGAGCTAGGTAAAGAGACTAATACAAGTCAAGAGGCCACag TAGGGGAGGACGTAGGTGCATCACAAGCTTTTACTGAATTTCGATCGGATGAATCTTCCCCTAGAGTTGACAATATATCTTCAAGACAACCCAAAAAACTCTCTGCTAGGTCGAAAGGGTCATTACTGCCTGTGGCGTCAGCAATGAGAAATTTTACAGTTCGATTGATGCTCTCCTTTGACTGTGCATGGTCGAAGAGGGGAAACGGGAAGGACTCTGACAGTCTCAATAGTTATGCTGCCTTAATCGGCACACAGAGTGGTCTCATTGTCGATTATGCTACGGCCAATAGGGTCTGTAGGAAGTGTCAACAGGGACATCCCAAGGACGACCATGAATGCCATCAACATTTCTCAGGAAGTGCAAAGGCAATTGAGGCACATCTAGCTTTAAAATTGGCAACGGAAAGCAAAATCCTGAAGAATAACGACGTACAGTTGGGTATTTTTTGTAGTGATGAGGATTCTACAGCAATAGCCGGGGTGAGAGGTGCATTGGCTAAATCTCATTATGTTGTAAAATTATCAGATAGGAATCATTTACGCGAGGGTGTCAGAAATCTTCTGTACTCCATTCCAAAAGCTAGAGATCCTGATGGGGAAATTAATAAACACGTTATCGATTATTTAGAAAGGGGTTTCTCGTATGCAATGGCTCAAAATGCAGGAGATGAGAAAGGCCTTGCAAGTGCGCTGAGGGCTATTCCGTTACATGCGTTTAATAATCACAGTCAATGCTCAGATTGGTGTGGATATAAGAACAACCCTGAAGAATATTCGCACCCTACAATTGGCGAGGGAATTCACAGTCCGGTTCTGTTTGCAGCAATTGATGAGATTTTTGAGGGACTCGCCAAAAATGCTGGGAAGTATGCTCATGCTGTATCAAGCCAGGCGAACGAGAGTTTAAATGCTTCGATAACTCGTAAAGCCCCGAAGAATCTGACCTATTCTTTGACTAGATCAATGGATTTTCGAGTAGGAGCGGCTGTTGCAGAGAAAAATGAGGGAGAGAGCTATTTGCTTCAAGTTTTCGAAAAGATGGACTTAACCATTGACGAAAATCTGCGTCAGCATGTTCAACGAGTGGAAGGGAGAGCATCCCAAATTGCTGATAGGGCTAGCACAGTGGaattcaaaggaaatcgtCTTGAATTGAAGAAGAACAGGGCTGCACTACGACATCGTAATGAAGGATCTGAAGGACTTACGTATCAATCTCAAATGGGACTGATTTCTACTCCAGTCATCAATGAGCAACCAATGCCAAATAATGAGACAGTTGCAGACCTTGCAAATGACGAATTCCAAGTCGTGTTTTTTGATCTAGAAACTTCAGGATTCAGTGCAAACTGTGATATTCTGCAGATCGCAGCAGGTACTGGATCAACATCATTTGAAATCTATATAAAGCCCTCCAAGCCGATTGATCGTAAAGCTacagagaaaaatcatttagcTAATGTCTCAGGAGACCTTTATATGAATGGAATTCTCGTAGAAGCTGTGAGTATTCGTTGTGCGTTGACTGAACTCCTCTCCTATCTCCAGAAATTCAACAAGAAATGCATATTAGTGGCACATAATCTCAGTTTTGATGGACCTCGACTCTTGAGATCCATTGAGAAAGCCTCACTTCTAAATGAATTTCACTCAGTTGTTGCTGGCTTGGCTTGCTCTTTGAAAGCATACAAACATAAAATGAACATTCAGAAGAGGAAGGAGGGTAATTTAAAACTCGAAAATCTAGCTCGTGCTCATGTGAAACATGTGGATACAAAAAGTATTCATAACGCTTCATATGATGTATATCTATTGAGACGTTTTGTTTGTAATGTTTTTTCACTAGAAGATATTGTCTCAGAGCTTATTCCAATGACTGATGCTGTTACAAAGTATCAGCGCAATAATCATGTGAGGAACATTATTGAGACGCTTTCAGTATTTCCCGAAACTATAATAccaaaaactttgaaaaaaaaaatgggtgaAGCTAATATAAGTTTTGCTGAATTGCAAAGCGCCTTTAATGAAGCTGGAATAATAGGAATTGTCACATTGCTGGATATGAAGATTAAATATAAGCCTCGTAATTTCAACCTCCACGAAATTTATCAGGGGATTGCAGATTATTTGAAGAAGGGCCATAAATAG